A region of Beijerinckia sp. 28-YEA-48 DNA encodes the following proteins:
- a CDS encoding ABC transporter substrate-binding protein, translating into MAGWVSKIRAIGAVFVSFALVGAASAEPLRIRAGWVATPGQLTPILFSQPGLAKHLGKSYVLEAVRYPGSSVALTALAAGELELANLTFTQVPAAVLNGGMTDLRVVIDEFRDGVDDYNSNLFSVRKDSNIQKIEDLKGKVIAVPAVGSGSDIFMRVMLRKHGLEAQRDYVVVENEYPMMKAMLLSKKADLIMAVKPFSEDPELKENSRTLFTQREAVGPIDMTFLAGREAWIKKNRPALVDFFEDVLTATRWYLDPANHEAAVEIAAKFNKMDPKRLSWAFTKGDFYRDPNLKPDVASIQRGVDMLHEFRFIRSPLDASKYVDLSLIEEAGARLK; encoded by the coding sequence ATGGCGGGATGGGTCTCGAAGATACGGGCAATCGGCGCGGTGTTTGTTTCGTTCGCACTTGTCGGAGCGGCCAGCGCTGAACCGCTCCGCATCCGCGCCGGATGGGTTGCCACACCAGGCCAATTGACGCCGATCCTCTTCAGCCAGCCCGGCCTCGCCAAACATCTTGGCAAAAGTTACGTGTTGGAAGCGGTGCGTTATCCCGGCAGTTCGGTGGCTTTGACCGCCTTGGCCGCGGGTGAGCTGGAATTGGCGAACCTGACTTTCACCCAGGTGCCGGCTGCAGTTCTCAATGGCGGCATGACCGATCTGCGCGTCGTCATCGATGAATTCCGCGACGGCGTCGATGACTACAACAGCAATCTCTTCTCGGTGCGCAAAGACAGCAATATCCAGAAGATCGAAGATCTGAAGGGGAAAGTGATTGCCGTGCCGGCGGTGGGCTCCGGCAGCGATATCTTCATGCGGGTCATGCTGCGTAAGCACGGGCTGGAAGCGCAGCGTGACTATGTGGTCGTCGAGAACGAATATCCAATGATGAAAGCCATGCTGTTGAGCAAGAAGGCCGACCTCATCATGGCGGTGAAACCGTTCTCCGAGGACCCAGAGCTGAAAGAGAATTCGCGCACCCTGTTCACTCAGCGCGAAGCCGTCGGTCCGATTGATATGACCTTCCTGGCCGGCCGGGAGGCGTGGATCAAAAAGAACCGCCCAGCTCTGGTGGATTTTTTCGAGGACGTGCTGACGGCGACGCGTTGGTATCTGGATCCGGCCAATCACGAGGCCGCTGTCGAGATCGCCGCCAAGTTCAACAAGATGGATCCGAAGCGGCTAAGCTGGGCTTTCACCAAGGGTGATTTCTATCGCGACCCGAATTTGAAGCCCGACGTTGCGTCCATCCAGCGTGGTGTCGACATGCTGCACGAGTTTCGCTTCATCCGTTCCCCGCTCGACGCGTCGAAATATGTCGATCTCTCGTTGATCGAGGAGGCCGGCGCGCGCCTGAAATAG
- a CDS encoding MFS transporter, which yields MTTLENTTVRKVMWRLLPVSMLMFFFSLLDRTNISFAALDMNRDLMLSPSQYGTAAGIFFIGYLAFEIPSNFMLERFGARLWLTRIMVTWGLVVAAMVFVQGATSLYVLRFLLGVAEAGLLPGLLLYLGQWLPARQRGKAYATLLMTTAIAYAVGAPLTTTMMQISLGDLKGWQAMFLIQGLVTVVFGALCYFLLPNRIADSSWLDDTQKRALAATLAQEEQEKRTEGATSMMAGFFDPRVLMAAATCFFLVCCNFGTVLWLPQIVKGIFPTLTNIQISLLISLAFFISGLGGIWTGRNSDRSGDRKWHLVVCALLATVGFAYAGWATDPILRFIGICVAILGIWSMFGVFWAYTGDLLGGEAAVGGFAFVNSVGSLGGVVAPLALAYGLEKTGNVGGALYVLALFALVTAALCLCLRRVTLTRAQVVAA from the coding sequence ATGACAACTCTCGAAAATACGACCGTCCGCAAAGTGATGTGGCGTTTGCTGCCGGTCTCGATGTTGATGTTCTTCTTCAGCCTGCTCGATCGTACCAACATCAGTTTCGCCGCGCTCGATATGAACAGAGATCTAATGTTGTCGCCGAGCCAATATGGAACGGCCGCCGGCATCTTCTTCATCGGCTATCTGGCTTTCGAAATCCCCAGCAACTTCATGCTCGAACGCTTCGGCGCGCGCCTGTGGCTGACGCGGATCATGGTCACCTGGGGATTGGTGGTCGCCGCCATGGTCTTCGTGCAAGGGGCGACGTCGCTCTATGTGCTGCGCTTTCTGCTCGGTGTAGCCGAGGCGGGGCTTCTGCCCGGCCTTCTGCTCTATCTCGGTCAATGGCTGCCAGCGCGCCAACGCGGCAAGGCTTACGCGACGCTGCTGATGACGACGGCGATTGCCTATGCGGTCGGCGCTCCCCTGACCACGACGATGATGCAGATCAGCCTCGGTGACCTGAAAGGCTGGCAAGCCATGTTCCTGATCCAAGGCTTGGTGACGGTCGTTTTCGGCGCCCTGTGCTATTTCCTGCTGCCCAACCGCATCGCCGACAGCTCCTGGCTCGATGATACCCAGAAACGGGCGCTTGCGGCGACCTTGGCGCAGGAAGAGCAAGAGAAGAGAACCGAGGGCGCCACCTCGATGATGGCCGGTTTCTTCGATCCGCGCGTTCTCATGGCGGCTGCCACCTGTTTCTTCCTGGTCTGCTGCAATTTTGGCACCGTGCTGTGGCTGCCGCAGATCGTGAAGGGCATTTTCCCGACCTTGACCAATATCCAGATCAGCCTGCTCATCTCGCTTGCCTTCTTCATCAGCGGTCTTGGCGGGATATGGACGGGCCGCAATTCGGACCGGAGCGGCGACCGTAAATGGCATCTGGTTGTCTGCGCCTTGCTGGCCACCGTCGGCTTTGCCTATGCCGGTTGGGCCACCGATCCCATTCTGCGCTTCATCGGCATCTGTGTCGCCATTCTCGGCATCTGGTCGATGTTCGGCGTGTTCTGGGCCTATACGGGCGATCTGCTCGGCGGCGAAGCGGCGGTCGGCGGCTTCGCTTTCGTCAACAGTGTCGGCTCCCTTGGTGGTGTGGTCGCGCCCCTGGCCTTGGCCTATGGCCTGGAAAAGACCGGCAATGTCGGCGGTGCATTGTATGTATTGGCACTCTTCGCGCTCGTCACCGCCGCGCTTTGCCTTTGTTTGAGGCGGGTGACGCTGACGCGCGCCCAAGTTGTTGCCGCGTAA
- a CDS encoding SDR family oxidoreductase codes for MFTMNSRRIVIIGGGMGIGLAAADILTRLGAQIFVGDIDASSPHRLPPKTHFNVTDAQSADSVQDTFAKAEAALGAIDGVFTTIGGAALGPFADTTLEGWNKEVLFNLGSAYLVGHTALPYLARAGGGSLVVTSSGYALLAGTDRVAYSAAKAGVISLSRSLAAIAAPQHIRVNCIAPGPTDTPRFRDMNGGDEGVARVRAQMPLGSIPTPADCANLAVFLLSDAAAQITGQTIHVNGGLLTP; via the coding sequence ATGTTCACAATGAATAGCCGCCGCATCGTTATCATTGGTGGCGGAATGGGAATTGGCCTTGCGGCCGCGGACATTCTGACGCGCCTTGGCGCGCAGATCTTTGTTGGCGATATCGATGCGTCTTCGCCTCATCGTCTTCCTCCCAAAACGCATTTCAATGTCACGGATGCGCAGAGCGCCGACAGTGTCCAAGACACGTTCGCCAAGGCGGAAGCAGCGCTTGGCGCTATCGACGGGGTTTTCACCACGATCGGTGGCGCGGCCCTCGGCCCCTTCGCCGACACGACGCTTGAAGGCTGGAACAAGGAAGTTCTGTTCAATCTCGGCAGCGCCTATCTCGTCGGCCACACGGCCCTGCCCTATCTGGCGCGCGCCGGCGGTGGTTCGCTGGTGGTGACGAGCAGCGGCTACGCGCTGCTGGCTGGCACTGACCGCGTGGCTTATTCGGCGGCCAAGGCCGGCGTGATCTCGCTGTCGCGTTCGCTGGCGGCGATCGCCGCGCCCCAGCATATCCGCGTCAACTGCATCGCGCCGGGCCCAACCGACACGCCACGTTTCCGCGACATGAATGGCGGCGATGAAGGGGTTGCTCGGGTCCGCGCTCAAATGCCTCTAGGCTCCATCCCAACACCGGCTGATTGTGCCAATCTCGCGGTGTTCCTCCTCTCGGATGCCGCCGCGCAAATCACCGGCCAGACGATCCATGTGAACGGCGGTCTGTTGACGCCGTAA
- a CDS encoding ABC transporter ATP-binding protein: MIGLDAEDRPAETSPADVQIRIDGITHHYRSNAGKSVLALNDVSLDIGRHEFVSLLGPSGCGKSTLLYLLGGFLPIESGQITVDGKPVTRPGPDRGIVFQHFALFPWKTVRQNVLYGLERMNLNKAERQARAQDFIEMVGLKGFEDAFPSQLSGGMRQRAAIARTLAFDPDILLMDEPFGALDSQTRSLMQRELLSIWNKRRKTVIFVTHDVAEAVLLSQRVVVISARPGRVKSIVATDFDKEDPAILKSRPFVEKVDHLWNLIREEAVIADGIAREQRA, encoded by the coding sequence ATGATCGGTCTGGACGCTGAGGATAGGCCGGCGGAAACGTCGCCCGCCGATGTACAGATCCGCATCGACGGCATCACCCATCATTACCGTTCCAACGCCGGTAAGTCGGTGCTGGCGCTGAACGACGTGTCGCTCGACATCGGGCGACACGAATTCGTCTCGCTGCTCGGACCATCTGGCTGTGGCAAGTCCACTTTGCTTTATCTGCTGGGTGGTTTTCTGCCGATCGAAAGCGGACAGATCACTGTTGACGGCAAGCCGGTGACGCGGCCGGGGCCGGATCGTGGGATTGTCTTTCAGCACTTCGCTTTGTTTCCCTGGAAGACCGTGCGCCAGAACGTGCTCTACGGCCTTGAGCGGATGAATCTCAACAAAGCGGAACGTCAGGCGCGCGCCCAAGACTTCATCGAAATGGTCGGCCTCAAGGGATTTGAGGACGCCTTTCCTTCGCAATTGTCTGGCGGCATGCGCCAGCGCGCCGCCATCGCCCGCACGCTGGCGTTCGATCCCGACATCCTTTTGATGGACGAGCCGTTCGGCGCGCTGGACTCCCAGACCCGCAGCCTGATGCAGCGTGAATTGCTGTCGATCTGGAACAAACGGCGCAAAACGGTGATCTTCGTCACGCACGATGTAGCGGAAGCGGTGCTGCTGTCGCAGCGCGTCGTCGTCATTTCGGCGCGGCCGGGCAGGGTGAAGAGCATTGTCGCCACCGACTTCGACAAAGAAGACCCGGCGATCCTCAAATCGCGGCCTTTCGTCGAAAAGGTCGATCATCTGTGGAACCTGATCCGCGAGGAAGCGGTGATCGCCGACGGGATTGCTCGGGAGCAGCGCGCATGA
- a CDS encoding Rieske 2Fe-2S domain-containing protein, whose translation MCPSSDSLADRTDDRPFPREAGVHGSVYRDPQIFQRELENIWYKVWVYVGHESEVPNRGDYVRRQIGLQPVMMVRGEDDQVRVFYNRCRHRGNMLCLTPKGRVDRFVCPYHGWSYANTGEMLEPTFDEGYDYNLSKGDFGLTPLARQESYRGLVFASVASEGQSLDEHLGAAKEFIDLFMSLSPQGSISLNAGVQKVAYRGNWKYMPENSLEGDYHGPFIHKIAFDLFARRSGLDVSTLAAEEIPDVIRSLPGGHMVEDYRGAPFKPSKKEPSPARVAYTKAMRERYGEEKAAQLQSTMAPLIFVFPNLLYLMTHIRVVQPISVDRTSCSYFPAMLDGAPDEINQQRLSDHEFMFGAAGFVSPDDIEIMERNQIGLQAKGDDWLFIGRGLHRERDMPDGGRSGMTMDETHLRGFWRHYISLMGEGV comes from the coding sequence ATGTGTCCATCTTCTGACTCTCTCGCCGATCGCACCGATGATCGCCCGTTCCCGCGCGAGGCTGGTGTCCACGGCAGCGTCTATCGCGATCCGCAGATCTTTCAGCGCGAGCTCGAAAACATCTGGTACAAAGTGTGGGTCTATGTCGGTCACGAAAGCGAAGTGCCCAATCGCGGCGATTATGTGCGCCGGCAGATCGGTCTGCAGCCCGTGATGATGGTGCGCGGCGAGGATGATCAGGTCCGCGTCTTCTACAACCGCTGTCGTCATCGCGGCAACATGCTGTGCCTGACGCCGAAGGGGCGCGTCGACAGGTTTGTCTGTCCCTATCATGGTTGGTCTTATGCCAATACGGGCGAAATGCTCGAGCCGACCTTCGACGAAGGCTACGACTATAATCTCAGCAAGGGCGACTTCGGTCTGACGCCATTAGCGCGTCAGGAGAGCTATCGCGGCCTCGTCTTCGCCAGCGTCGCTAGCGAAGGCCAGAGCTTGGACGAACATCTCGGAGCGGCGAAAGAGTTCATCGATCTCTTCATGAGCCTGTCGCCGCAGGGGTCGATCTCACTCAACGCCGGCGTGCAGAAAGTTGCCTATCGCGGCAATTGGAAATATATGCCGGAGAATTCCCTGGAGGGCGATTATCACGGGCCCTTCATTCACAAGATCGCCTTCGATCTGTTCGCGCGTCGCTCCGGTCTCGACGTTTCGACCCTAGCCGCCGAGGAAATTCCCGATGTGATCCGCTCGCTGCCGGGCGGCCATATGGTGGAGGATTATCGCGGGGCGCCATTCAAGCCCTCGAAGAAAGAACCGTCACCCGCGCGCGTCGCCTATACCAAAGCCATGCGAGAGCGCTACGGCGAGGAAAAGGCCGCGCAATTGCAGAGCACAATGGCGCCGCTGATCTTCGTGTTTCCAAATCTGCTTTATCTGATGACCCATATCCGCGTCGTCCAACCCATCAGTGTCGATCGCACCTCCTGTTCCTACTTTCCCGCGATGCTCGACGGCGCACCGGACGAAATCAATCAACAGCGCTTGTCAGACCATGAATTCATGTTCGGCGCCGCTGGATTTGTCTCGCCCGACGATATCGAAATCATGGAGCGCAATCAGATCGGCCTGCAAGCAAAAGGCGATGACTGGCTATTTATCGGCCGTGGCCTGCATCGCGAACGGGACATGCCCGATGGCGGCCGCTCCGGCATGACGATGGATGAGACCCATCTGCGCGGCTTCTGGAGACACTATATTTCGTTGATGGGAGAGGGGGTATGA
- a CDS encoding ABC transporter permease: MTTTALRYAPLLILVLLWELVARSGLLVADVLPPVSSVARAWLDLVREGDLLANLGPSLYRVVIGLLLAISIGTVLGLALAASRWVDAIIGPWVEILYPLPKTALIPVTAIWLGFGDGSKILLIFLGAMLPVIMGAYNGARGTEKVLIWSARSMGASWFGVLRDVLLPSAMPEILGGIRTALALSFILLVTSELIASRSGLGYLIGFLGSGGVYNAMFATVFTVALLGFIADRGFQLFSARMLRWRE; encoded by the coding sequence ATGACGACCACGGCGCTGCGCTATGCGCCGCTTCTGATCCTCGTTCTCTTGTGGGAGCTTGTCGCCCGCTCCGGGTTGCTCGTAGCCGATGTGCTGCCACCCGTGTCCTCGGTGGCGAGGGCCTGGCTCGATCTGGTGCGCGAGGGCGATCTTCTCGCCAATCTGGGTCCCTCACTGTATCGCGTCGTCATCGGCCTGTTGTTGGCGATTTCCATCGGCACGGTTTTGGGTTTAGCGCTCGCGGCCTCGCGTTGGGTCGACGCCATTATCGGACCGTGGGTAGAGATCCTCTATCCTCTGCCCAAGACCGCCTTGATCCCTGTTACCGCCATCTGGCTTGGCTTCGGTGATGGTTCGAAAATACTGCTCATTTTTCTCGGCGCCATGCTGCCGGTGATCATGGGCGCCTATAATGGTGCGCGCGGTACGGAGAAAGTGCTCATCTGGTCGGCGCGCAGCATGGGCGCGTCCTGGTTCGGCGTTTTGCGCGATGTGCTGTTGCCGAGCGCCATGCCAGAAATTCTCGGCGGCATCCGCACCGCATTGGCGCTGTCCTTCATCCTGCTCGTGACCTCGGAATTGATCGCGTCGCGCAGCGGCCTTGGTTATCTCATCGGCTTTCTTGGATCAGGCGGCGTCTACAACGCCATGTTCGCCACCGTTTTCACCGTGGCTCTTCTCGGCTTTATCGCCGATCGCGGCTTTCAACTGTTCTCAGCGAGGATGCTCCGTTGGCGAGAGTGA
- a CDS encoding ABC transporter permease — protein MIEAPAGPAFFPARKVTFERLRRFKWPAVRLLSVLLVLGLWEVFAQSGQVSRFLLPTFSSVLERLADNAMSGILFENTAFTIYRALAGFAIAAVLGVAIGLGMHASRIVHWFLDPIISVIFPMPKIAFLPIFVLWLGVFDASKIFMVVVDAILPVIAATLVGIRGVDRQLIWSARNMGASERRILWDVILPAAFPAIMTGLQVALPIAIVVEIATEMLTGGRGLGGAMLESSRNADSPETFAGIVAVAVVGFVLVKGAAMLRRRLLRWHAEGQA, from the coding sequence GTGATCGAGGCCCCTGCGGGGCCGGCCTTCTTTCCGGCACGCAAAGTGACGTTTGAGCGACTGCGCCGCTTCAAATGGCCGGCGGTTCGGCTGCTGTCCGTCCTCCTGGTTCTCGGGCTTTGGGAAGTGTTCGCCCAATCGGGGCAGGTTTCGCGCTTTCTGCTGCCGACCTTCTCCTCGGTTCTGGAGCGCCTCGCCGACAATGCCATGAGCGGCATTCTGTTCGAAAACACCGCCTTCACCATCTACCGCGCTCTGGCGGGCTTCGCGATCGCGGCGGTGCTCGGTGTCGCCATTGGGCTCGGTATGCACGCCAGCCGTATCGTGCACTGGTTCCTCGATCCGATTATTTCGGTCATCTTTCCCATGCCCAAGATCGCCTTTCTGCCGATCTTCGTGCTTTGGCTCGGCGTGTTCGATGCCTCGAAGATTTTCATGGTGGTGGTCGATGCGATTTTGCCGGTGATCGCCGCCACGCTCGTAGGCATCAGGGGCGTCGATCGACAGCTCATCTGGTCGGCGCGCAATATGGGCGCGAGCGAGCGGCGGATATTATGGGATGTGATCCTACCCGCTGCCTTTCCCGCGATCATGACTGGCCTGCAAGTGGCTTTGCCGATCGCCATCGTTGTCGAAATCGCCACTGAAATGCTGACCGGCGGTCGCGGCCTTGGCGGCGCGATGCTGGAATCCTCGCGCAATGCGGATTCACCTGAAACATTCGCCGGCATCGTTGCTGTCGCGGTCGTTGGCTTCGTTCTGGTGAAGGGCGCGGCGATGCTCCGCCGTCGGCTGTTGCGCTGGCACGCCGAAGGGCAAGCGTAA
- a CDS encoding ornithine cyclodeaminase family protein, with amino-acid sequence MTLLLRHEDVKRVITMADAISAMETGFDEEGKGNANLPSRINIKSGKGWLRVGPVVMENMGFAGFKAMNLVQGQGLRYQVHLYSVETGAVLAIMDAQHLTTLRTGATSAVATRRLARPGPGIVALLGSGVEARAQLEAMQVDGWVKSARVFSPTVANREKLAEDFRCHYGMTIETCGSAEEAVADADTIVAAVKSSQPVLLGQWLKPGMHVNSVGTARRDQHEIDEEVFTRSARIVVDTRHGVFEEAGDAYAVRDMVKPDSVNELAELVVGKAQGRKNDQEITLFKSVGTGIQDITLAAVIYAKAKEMGVGTDLGDFPYLKKN; translated from the coding sequence ATGACGCTGCTTTTGAGACATGAAGACGTCAAACGCGTCATCACCATGGCGGATGCAATATCCGCCATGGAGACGGGTTTCGATGAAGAGGGTAAGGGCAACGCCAATCTGCCGAGCCGGATCAATATTAAATCCGGCAAGGGCTGGTTACGCGTCGGGCCCGTGGTCATGGAGAACATGGGCTTCGCCGGGTTCAAGGCGATGAACCTGGTGCAAGGGCAGGGCCTGCGCTATCAGGTGCATCTCTACTCGGTGGAAACCGGCGCCGTGCTGGCCATCATGGATGCCCAGCATCTCACCACTTTGCGCACCGGCGCCACCAGCGCCGTTGCCACCCGCCGCCTGGCGCGGCCAGGTCCCGGCATCGTCGCTCTACTTGGATCGGGTGTCGAAGCCCGCGCCCAGCTCGAGGCCATGCAGGTGGATGGCTGGGTGAAGTCCGCCCGTGTCTTCAGCCCGACTGTGGCCAATCGCGAAAAACTGGCCGAAGATTTTCGGTGCCACTACGGCATGACGATCGAGACCTGCGGCAGTGCCGAGGAAGCGGTCGCCGACGCCGATACGATTGTCGCGGCGGTTAAATCTAGCCAACCGGTTCTGCTCGGCCAATGGTTGAAGCCCGGCATGCATGTCAACTCAGTGGGCACGGCGCGGCGCGATCAGCACGAGATCGACGAGGAGGTCTTTACCAGGAGCGCTCGTATCGTCGTCGACACTCGTCATGGCGTCTTTGAAGAAGCTGGCGATGCCTATGCCGTGCGCGACATGGTGAAGCCGGATTCGGTGAACGAGTTGGCCGAACTCGTCGTTGGCAAGGCGCAGGGTCGCAAGAACGATCAGGAGATCACCCTGTTCAAGTCTGTCGGTACTGGCATTCAAGACATCACGCTGGCCGCGGTGATCTATGCCAAGGCCAAGGAAATGGGTGTCGGCACCGATCTCGGTGACTTCCCCTATCTGAAGAAGAACTGA